The following proteins come from a genomic window of Methanocella conradii HZ254:
- a CDS encoding proteasome-activating nucleotidase has product MADGSGIDIHEDVPMSDFSKYLLDRVRQLEERNVRLKEEYRKIELEKKSVENKKVQYERENRKLTAELDRLKTPPLLVGTVIDILANNKLVIKSSSGPKFVVNSSQFINSKDIYPGAKVALNQQSLAVIEVLPPVKDPMVLGMEVIEAPDIDYDSIGGLEEQIKEIKETVELPLLKPELFERVGIQPPKGVLLYGPPGTGKTLLAKAVAHSTKASFIRIIGSELVQKYIGEGARMVRELFELAKEKSPSIIFIDEIDSIGAKRLDSITSGDREVQRTLVQLLAEMDGFDPRGNVRILAATNRPDILDPALLRPGRFDRIIKVPMPNAEARTEILKIHTRKMNLSPDVDLKRIGQMTDDTSGADLSAIVMEAGMFAIRAGRDIVTNEDFTKAMQKVLGERNKNLTEMNMTVFA; this is encoded by the coding sequence ATGGCAGACGGATCGGGCATAGATATCCATGAAGATGTGCCAATGAGCGATTTTTCCAAGTACCTACTCGATAGGGTACGGCAGCTCGAAGAGCGTAATGTACGTTTAAAGGAGGAGTACCGGAAGATCGAGCTTGAGAAGAAGTCCGTCGAGAATAAAAAGGTACAGTACGAGCGGGAGAACAGGAAGCTGACCGCTGAGCTTGACAGGCTTAAGACACCCCCTCTGCTCGTGGGGACGGTGATAGACATCCTGGCAAATAACAAGCTGGTCATCAAGTCTTCAAGCGGGCCCAAGTTCGTCGTTAACTCGTCCCAGTTCATCAATTCCAAGGATATTTACCCGGGCGCTAAGGTGGCGCTTAACCAGCAGTCTCTGGCCGTTATCGAGGTGCTCCCGCCGGTAAAGGACCCGATGGTCCTGGGCATGGAGGTCATCGAGGCCCCGGATATAGATTACGATAGCATAGGCGGCCTCGAGGAGCAGATAAAGGAGATAAAAGAGACGGTTGAGCTACCCTTATTGAAGCCTGAGCTTTTCGAAAGGGTCGGCATTCAGCCCCCGAAAGGCGTGCTGCTATACGGCCCCCCGGGCACGGGTAAAACGCTTCTCGCCAAGGCGGTGGCCCATAGCACAAAGGCCTCGTTCATACGCATCATCGGCTCGGAGCTCGTGCAGAAGTACATAGGCGAGGGCGCCCGCATGGTGCGGGAGCTGTTCGAGCTGGCGAAGGAGAAGTCCCCATCCATAATATTCATCGACGAGATAGACTCGATTGGCGCAAAGCGCCTGGATAGCATCACCTCGGGGGACCGCGAGGTTCAGCGCACGCTCGTGCAGCTACTGGCAGAGATGGACGGATTCGACCCGAGGGGCAACGTGCGAATCCTCGCCGCAACGAACCGGCCGGACATCCTGGACCCAGCCCTATTGAGGCCTGGCCGCTTTGACCGCATCATCAAGGTGCCCATGCCCAACGCGGAGGCCAGGACCGAGATATTGAAGATTCATACCCGTAAGATGAACCTGTCGCCAGATGTCGACCTCAAGAGGATCGGCCAGATGACCGACGACACGAGCGGCGCCGACCTGTCCGCCATAGTGATGGAGGCGGGCATGTTCGCAATCCGCGCCGGCCGCGACATCGTGACCAACGAGGACTTCACAAAAGCCATGCAAAAGGTTCTCGGCGAGCGTAATAAGAACCTCACCGAGATGAACATGACCG